CCCATCATGCAACCACTACTTTAACAAAGTAGTAACAAAGTAATGTTCTGGTTTCTTGAGCTTGATTTTTTTCCATATCCTGCCTCTTCTCTCTTACATGATCAGGACTTTATAGTGACAGTGGTGTTCTCCTTCATGTGGCTGGTCAGTTCCTCTGCTTGGGCCAAGGCTCTGTCTGATGTGAAAATGGCCACTGATCCAGATGAGGTGcagctcctcatctctgcctgCAAAGTACAGACCAACAAGTGTGGCTCTGTACATGGACCACGCTGGTCCGGACTCAATACCTCAGTGGTAGGTTCACAGTATGTGTGTCCCAAACTCTGGGTTGAAATAGCAGTTAAAATGGAAGAGCTGAAAGAACTTGAAGCACTGAGTGAAGTTGATGTAGCAGTTAAAGAACCGAAAGGAGTTAAATGTCAACTGAAGTTAAAGTAGTGAGTAGAGTTGGAAATCCTGAAAGAAATTAGCACCAGTTCAAGTTGAAGTGTCAGCTGAAGTGTACGTAAGTACTAAAAGCAGTTGGAACTGTGTAAGAACTGTTGAAAATGTGAGTTCTGGagaagtttttttgttgttcaaaGATGAAAACCTAACAACCGAAATGTTTTGAAGAGcagttgaaaataaacaatttgaaaaGAGGCCCAACCTTCCTAAAGAAGCTGAACATTTTTTCAAGTATGAATAAAATGTCTATGTTAGTAAATTAAGTAGTTGAAGAAGAATAATAGCATACAGAGGAATACAAATAAAGATGTCAAAATACAAGAATTTATGCATAACTGTCTAGAATTTCTAATTTGctaaatatttctttgtttcattctctttccCTTCAGGTTTTTGGGTTTCTCAACTTTGTTCTATGGGCTGGGAATATCTGGTTTGTCTTTAAGGAGACCGGTTGGCACAAGGGTGCCTCAAGGTTAGCAGACGGGGCATCTGAGAAACAGTCCGGCACCTTTAACCAGCAGCCCTACAACCAGGGAAGCTTTGACCAGTCAGGGAGCTACAACACCCAGGGAAACCTCAGCCAGCCGTCTGAGTACAGCCAGGTGGGAGGGCCCACTTCCTACTCCAATCAAATGTAGCCGAGCCTTTTTGATTCGTGAGTGGCACTTCTGCATTTTATACCTGAGAAATCAGGGGGGTGATAGAAGTGGAGGAAAGTTtgtcaaatacagaaaaaaaggcatcaaaGGCGTCAAAGTACACCCTTTTGTAGAAACAAGTATTGTTGGGTATTGTAGATTTAGCCTTTTACTCTGTCAGAGGTGTCGTTTACTGAATGTTGTATTTCTTGTATTTTGAAACTCATAAGTGATGGTCTCTAGCCATGTGCTTGGTAATTGACATTCACTGTTTTGACTGGATTTGCACTGTTGTGGAAGGAAAAagtgctttgtgtttgtataaTTCTCCAAGTTTCGAAAATGGTGTCGACTCAGTGCATGATGTTGTATCTGTGCTGTTGTAATATGCTCTCTGTGaaactagtttaaaaaaacctgcTAATTTTATCTCTGAAAGTTTGCAAAAATCTCACTGCCCTGTCTCATTACTAATTAT
This portion of the Anoplopoma fimbria isolate UVic2021 breed Golden Eagle Sablefish chromosome 17, Afim_UVic_2022, whole genome shotgun sequence genome encodes:
- the synpra gene encoding synaptoporin, which produces MDTADQLASVGMFQVLKLPLGFIRVLEWLFAIFAFATCGGYSGQLQVSVDCMEKARSNLSIGIDFAYPFRLHQVSFEAPVCEGIMSERVFLIGDYSSSAEFFVTIAVFAFLYSLMATVVYIFFQNKYRENNRGPLIDFIVTVVFSFMWLVSSSAWAKALSDVKMATDPDEVQLLISACKVQTNKCGSVHGPRWSGLNTSVVFGFLNFVLWAGNIWFVFKETGWHKGASRLADGASEKQSGTFNQQPYNQGSFDQSGSYNTQGNLSQPSEYSQVGGPTSYSNQM